Proteins encoded together in one Micromonospora kangleipakensis window:
- a CDS encoding lysophospholipid acyltransferase family protein: protein MLYWLMKYIILGPLLRLIFRPQVEGLENVPETGPVILASNHLSFSDSIFTPLIVKRKVTFIAKAEYFLGKGIKGWLTKMFFVGAGTIPVDRSGGRAARAALDTQLKVLRSGGIAGIYPEGTRSPDGRLYRGKTGVARLALESGAQVVPMAMLNADEIQPPGQLIPNVKRVRIRFGAPLDFSRYAGMAGDRFVERAVTDEIMYELMELSGREYVDMYAQKAKSQPAVPSEPVPV from the coding sequence GTGCTGTACTGGCTGATGAAGTACATCATCCTCGGGCCGCTGCTGAGGCTGATCTTCCGCCCGCAGGTGGAAGGGCTCGAGAACGTCCCGGAGACCGGCCCGGTGATCCTGGCCAGCAACCACCTCTCCTTCTCGGACTCGATCTTCACCCCGCTCATCGTCAAGCGAAAAGTCACATTCATCGCCAAAGCGGAATACTTCCTCGGTAAGGGCATCAAGGGCTGGCTGACCAAGATGTTCTTCGTCGGCGCCGGCACCATCCCGGTCGACCGCTCCGGCGGCCGCGCCGCCCGCGCCGCGCTGGACACCCAGCTCAAGGTGTTGCGGTCCGGCGGCATCGCCGGCATCTACCCGGAGGGCACCCGGTCGCCGGACGGCCGGCTCTACCGGGGCAAGACCGGGGTGGCCCGGCTGGCGTTGGAGAGCGGTGCCCAGGTGGTCCCGATGGCGATGCTCAACGCCGACGAGATCCAGCCCCCCGGCCAGCTGATCCCCAACGTCAAGCGGGTGCGGATCCGCTTCGGCGCGCCGCTGGACTTCTCCCGCTACGCCGGCATGGCCGGCGACCGGTTCGTCGAGCGCGCGGTCACCGACGAGATCATGTACGAGCTGATGGAGCTCTCCGGCCGCGAGTACGTCGACATGTACGCGCAGAAGGCGAAGAGCCAGCCGGCCGTGCCGAGCGAGCCCGTCCCCGTCTGA
- a CDS encoding DUF308 domain-containing protein, with protein sequence MSAGGPRRGRRDNGLDASEYAVAGDVDPRVGEHLLDVLAAGGIAAYLQPSADLNPVTRTTTVPSRPVDRLYVDRSHLTTARDYLTQLSDEGAPEPARDDEPDIEAEWARIVAGFDTGPAPGSRPWPAVENVDDPVDPAEPAGGAAPRAGAEESGGPTATDVRRLPYAADISGISVSRGRQDEPSLLDGLDTFGADLPANADEEHYTPPPPPPLPRFSKYAVVGVLAIVIGFVLFLSPTVLPVDPSVVTLFGFTGILAGFVTLVWRLRPGDTDDHDPDDGAVV encoded by the coding sequence GTGTCAGCGGGTGGGCCCCGCCGGGGACGGCGGGACAACGGGCTCGACGCGAGCGAGTACGCCGTCGCGGGCGATGTGGATCCGCGCGTCGGCGAGCATCTGCTCGACGTGCTCGCCGCCGGTGGCATCGCCGCGTACCTCCAGCCCTCCGCCGACCTCAACCCGGTGACCCGCACCACCACCGTGCCGTCCCGACCGGTCGACCGGCTCTACGTCGACCGCTCCCACCTGACCACCGCCCGGGACTACCTCACCCAACTCTCCGACGAGGGCGCCCCCGAGCCGGCCCGGGACGACGAGCCGGACATCGAGGCCGAGTGGGCGCGGATCGTCGCCGGCTTCGACACCGGGCCGGCCCCCGGGAGCCGCCCGTGGCCCGCCGTGGAGAACGTGGACGACCCGGTCGACCCGGCCGAGCCCGCCGGCGGGGCGGCCCCGCGCGCCGGCGCCGAGGAGTCCGGCGGCCCGACCGCCACCGACGTCCGGCGCCTGCCGTACGCGGCCGACATCTCCGGGATCTCGGTGAGCCGGGGCCGGCAGGACGAGCCCTCGCTCCTGGACGGCCTGGACACCTTCGGCGCCGACCTGCCGGCGAACGCCGACGAGGAGCACTACACCCCACCACCGCCACCCCCGCTGCCCCGCTTCTCGAAGTACGCGGTGGTCGGCGTGCTGGCCATCGTCATCGGGTTCGTGCTCTTCCTCTCCCCCACGGTGCTCCCGGTCGACCCCTCGGTGGTGACGCTGTTCGGCTTCACCGGCATCCTGGCCGGCTTCGTGACCCTGGTCTGGCGGCTGCGTCCCGGCGACACCGACGACCACGACCCGGACGACGGCGCGGTCGTCTGA
- a CDS encoding alpha,alpha-trehalose-phosphate synthase (UDP-forming), protein MRQSPLVVVANRLPIDDSVAPDGACEWRRSPGGLVSALHPLLRHTPATWIGWAGGTGPAPHLPEVDGVRMHTVPLTTEDLRDHYEGFANATLWPLYHDAVEQPEYHRRWWEAYQRVNQRFAEAAAGVAEPDALVWVQDYHLQLVPGLLRALRPDLRIGFFLHVPFPPPELFMQLPRRAELLRGMLGADLIGFQRPQAAHNFAQLVAKVLDLPATDRRIGVGDRVVRVGAFPVSIDTAEMAALAARPEVTDRARRLRRDLGDPEHVILSVDRMDYTKGIEQRLKAYSELLASGHVKVRDTVLVQVAVPSRERVGQYQILRERVEREVGRINGEFGRVGEPAIHYLTQTFDRAELAALYRVADVMAVTPLRDGMNLVAKEYVAARVDDTGALLLSEFAGAATELSQAFLVNPHDLEGLKQKLLAALRAAPADVAARMRAMREHLHRNDIHAWARSYLSALDKSGSLLTRLGGTD, encoded by the coding sequence ATGCGACAGAGCCCCCTCGTGGTGGTGGCCAACCGCCTCCCCATCGACGACAGTGTGGCGCCGGACGGCGCCTGCGAATGGCGCCGCAGCCCCGGCGGCCTGGTGAGCGCCCTGCACCCCCTGCTGCGACACACCCCGGCCACCTGGATCGGCTGGGCGGGCGGCACCGGCCCGGCGCCCCACCTGCCGGAGGTGGACGGCGTCCGCATGCACACCGTGCCGCTGACCACCGAGGACCTCCGCGACCACTACGAGGGCTTCGCCAACGCGACCCTCTGGCCGCTCTACCACGACGCCGTCGAGCAGCCCGAATACCACCGCCGCTGGTGGGAGGCGTACCAGCGGGTCAACCAGCGGTTCGCCGAGGCCGCCGCCGGGGTCGCCGAGCCGGACGCGCTGGTCTGGGTGCAGGACTACCACCTGCAACTGGTCCCCGGCCTGCTCCGGGCGCTCCGCCCCGACCTGCGGATCGGCTTCTTCCTGCACGTGCCGTTCCCGCCGCCGGAGCTGTTCATGCAGCTCCCCCGCCGGGCCGAGCTGCTGCGCGGGATGCTCGGCGCCGACCTGATCGGCTTCCAGCGGCCCCAGGCGGCGCACAACTTCGCGCAGCTGGTCGCCAAGGTGCTCGACCTGCCCGCCACGGACCGGCGGATCGGCGTCGGCGACCGGGTGGTCCGGGTCGGCGCGTTCCCGGTCTCGATCGACACCGCCGAGATGGCCGCGCTCGCCGCCCGACCGGAGGTCACCGACCGCGCCCGCCGGCTGCGCCGCGACCTCGGCGACCCCGAGCACGTCATCCTCAGCGTCGACCGGATGGACTACACCAAGGGCATCGAGCAGCGGCTCAAGGCGTACAGCGAGCTGCTGGCCAGCGGCCACGTCAAGGTCCGCGACACGGTGCTGGTCCAGGTGGCGGTGCCGAGCCGGGAGCGGGTCGGCCAGTACCAGATCCTCCGGGAGCGGGTGGAACGCGAGGTCGGACGGATCAACGGCGAGTTCGGCCGGGTCGGTGAGCCGGCGATCCACTACCTCACCCAGACCTTCGACCGGGCCGAACTGGCCGCCCTCTACCGGGTCGCCGACGTGATGGCGGTGACCCCGCTGCGGGACGGGATGAACCTGGTCGCCAAGGAGTACGTCGCCGCCCGGGTGGACGACACCGGCGCGCTGCTGCTCAGCGAGTTCGCCGGGGCGGCCACCGAGCTGTCCCAGGCGTTCCTGGTGAACCCGCACGACCTGGAGGGGCTCAAGCAGAAGCTGCTCGCCGCCCTGCGGGCGGCGCCGGCCGACGTGGCCGCCCGGATGCGGGCGATGCGGGAGCACCTGCACCGCAACGACATCCACGCCTGGGCCCGGTCCTACCTCAGCGCCCTGGACAAGAGCGGCTCCCTGCTCACCCGGCTCGGCGGGACCGACTGA
- a CDS encoding alpha/beta hydrolase, which translates to MTGERLRIVRAREWARPERPARREVLSAVPQLEQGRPPLLFVPGFGHGAWAFAEHWLEHAASRGFPAYALSLRGHGGSEPAPAATLRSYTHDVTQVAASLPRRAVLVGHGAGARVVAHALARYPARAAVLVAPVLGDWGTLGAALRRNPGGTLPAVFGGGLRLSRRQLFSRELPDGEARRYVARLGRAGRRAQWQLLTGREPEPAVGRPPVLVLGSPDDRVVPAAALTRAARRYASAPLLFPGMGHDLMLDARWREPIDAILDWLEKDPAPATG; encoded by the coding sequence GTGACCGGCGAGCGGCTGCGGATCGTGCGGGCCCGGGAGTGGGCCCGGCCGGAGCGCCCGGCCCGTCGCGAGGTGCTCAGCGCCGTGCCGCAGCTGGAGCAGGGGCGGCCGCCGCTGCTCTTCGTGCCCGGGTTCGGGCACGGGGCGTGGGCGTTCGCCGAGCACTGGCTGGAGCACGCCGCGTCCCGCGGTTTCCCGGCGTACGCGCTCAGCCTGCGCGGGCACGGCGGCAGCGAGCCGGCGCCGGCGGCGACGCTGCGGTCGTACACCCATGACGTGACCCAGGTGGCGGCGAGCCTGCCGCGGCGCGCGGTGCTGGTGGGGCACGGCGCCGGGGCCCGGGTGGTCGCGCACGCGCTGGCCCGCTACCCGGCCCGGGCGGCGGTGCTGGTGGCGCCGGTGCTCGGTGACTGGGGGACGCTCGGCGCCGCGCTGCGGCGCAACCCCGGCGGGACCCTGCCGGCGGTCTTCGGCGGCGGCCTGCGGCTGAGCCGCCGGCAGCTGTTCAGCCGGGAGCTGCCGGACGGCGAGGCCCGCCGGTACGTCGCCCGGCTGGGCCGGGCCGGCCGGCGCGCGCAGTGGCAGCTGCTGACCGGGCGGGAGCCCGAGCCGGCGGTGGGCCGCCCGCCGGTGCTGGTGCTGGGCAGCCCCGACGACCGGGTGGTGCCGGCCGCCGCGCTGACCCGGGCCGCCCGCCGGTACGCCTCGGCCCCGCTGCTCTTCCCCGGCATGGGTCACGACCTGATGCTGGACGCCCGTTGGCGGGAGCCGATCGACGCGATCCTCGACTGGCTGGAGAAGGACCCGGCGCCGGCGACCGGCTGA
- a CDS encoding flavin-containing monooxygenase, with amino-acid sequence MSSSTDLGRPDPGTTTLALTRDGRPVSDRGDTVCVIGAGASGLAAVKNLAEHGFGVDCYERETGVGGAWNWRHDRSPVYASTHLISSRPFTQFPDFPMPDDWPDYPHHSQLLSYFERYADHFDLRRHIWFGTEVVRVEPVEGDRWDVTTRSTGGYGPERTSRYAAVVVANGHNWSPKLPRYEGLEGFRGEVMHASSYKDPAQLRGKRVLVVGAGNTGCDIAVEAAQQASRCWHSTRRGYWYAPKYVLGRPADQVNDTLLALRVPLRVRQWLYHWTLRLTVGDLTRFGLPKPDHRVYETHPIANSQLVYYVGHGEITPVPELARFHDRSVELTDGREIDPELVIFATGYLPRFEFLEAKVLGDDEGVGRPRLWLNEFTAGHPTLAVVGLVQPDSGIFTISHWQSVLFARLLRLRAGRPDRAAAFDRKVAAGIGERYSGAVKDSTRHWFEVRHADYLRALQRALDELEAK; translated from the coding sequence GTGTCCTCCTCCACCGACCTCGGCCGCCCCGATCCGGGGACGACGACGCTCGCCCTGACCCGGGACGGCCGCCCGGTCTCGGACCGGGGTGACACGGTCTGCGTCATCGGGGCCGGGGCCAGCGGCCTCGCCGCGGTGAAGAACCTCGCCGAGCACGGCTTCGGCGTGGACTGCTACGAGCGGGAGACCGGCGTCGGCGGGGCCTGGAACTGGCGGCACGACCGCAGCCCGGTCTACGCCAGCACCCACCTCATCTCGTCCCGGCCGTTCACCCAGTTCCCCGACTTCCCGATGCCGGACGACTGGCCGGACTACCCGCACCACAGCCAGCTGCTCTCCTATTTCGAGCGGTACGCCGACCACTTCGACCTGCGCCGGCACATCTGGTTCGGCACCGAGGTGGTCCGGGTGGAGCCGGTCGAGGGGGACCGCTGGGACGTCACCACCCGCAGCACCGGCGGGTACGGCCCGGAGCGCACCTCCCGGTACGCGGCGGTGGTCGTCGCCAACGGGCACAACTGGTCGCCCAAGCTGCCCCGCTACGAGGGGCTGGAGGGGTTCCGCGGCGAGGTGATGCACGCCTCGTCCTACAAGGACCCCGCGCAGCTGCGCGGCAAGCGGGTGCTGGTGGTCGGCGCCGGCAACACCGGCTGCGACATCGCGGTCGAGGCCGCCCAGCAGGCGTCCCGCTGCTGGCACTCCACCCGCCGCGGCTACTGGTACGCCCCGAAGTACGTCCTGGGCCGCCCCGCCGACCAGGTCAACGACACCCTGCTCGCATTGCGGGTGCCGCTGCGGGTCCGCCAGTGGCTCTACCACTGGACGCTGCGGCTCACCGTCGGCGACCTCACCCGGTTCGGGCTGCCCAAGCCGGACCACCGGGTCTACGAGACCCACCCGATCGCGAACAGCCAGCTCGTCTACTACGTCGGCCACGGCGAGATCACCCCGGTGCCGGAGCTGGCCCGCTTCCACGACCGGTCGGTCGAGCTGACCGACGGCCGGGAGATCGATCCCGAGCTGGTCATCTTCGCCACCGGCTACCTGCCGCGCTTCGAGTTCCTCGAGGCGAAGGTGCTCGGCGACGACGAGGGCGTCGGCCGGCCCCGGCTCTGGCTGAACGAGTTCACCGCCGGGCATCCGACCCTGGCGGTGGTCGGCCTGGTGCAGCCGGACTCCGGCATCTTCACCATCTCGCACTGGCAGAGCGTGCTCTTCGCGCGGCTGCTGCGGCTGCGCGCCGGCCGACCGGACCGGGCCGCCGCGTTCGACCGGAAGGTCGCCGCGGGCATCGGCGAGCGCTACTCCGGCGCGGTCAAGGACAGCACCCGGCACTGGTTCGAGGTGCGCCACGCCGACTACCTGCGCGCGCTCCAGCGCGCCCTCGACGAGCTGGAGGCGAAGTGA
- a CDS encoding endonuclease/exonuclease/phosphatase family protein, whose amino-acid sequence MTEAPGGVPLRVVSYNIHSQRDDTAALAAVVRAAAPDVVIVQEAPRRFRWRQKSATLAESFGLVVAAGGLPSLGNLLLTSLRVRVRGTRCQRYPLTPGRHLRGAAYAECQVGAARFLLAGSHLSTDPAERPAQAAAFKRELAAATLPVIAGADLNEGPDGPAWRTVAAGLTDAAVAADRADRHTYPCAAPRRRIDALFVDPRVTVVDYDVVDTPQTRRASDHFPVLVDLLLPAVD is encoded by the coding sequence GTGACCGAAGCGCCCGGCGGGGTGCCGCTGCGGGTGGTGTCGTACAACATCCACAGCCAGCGCGACGACACGGCCGCGCTGGCCGCGGTGGTGCGGGCGGCCGCGCCGGACGTGGTGATCGTGCAGGAGGCGCCGCGGCGGTTCCGGTGGCGGCAGAAGTCGGCCACGCTGGCCGAGTCGTTCGGGCTGGTGGTCGCCGCCGGCGGCCTGCCGTCGCTGGGCAACCTGCTGCTGACCAGCCTCCGGGTCCGGGTGCGCGGCACCCGCTGCCAGCGCTACCCGCTGACCCCGGGCCGGCACCTGCGCGGCGCCGCGTACGCGGAGTGCCAGGTCGGCGCGGCGCGGTTCCTGCTGGCCGGCTCGCACCTCTCCACCGACCCGGCGGAGCGGCCGGCCCAGGCGGCGGCGTTCAAGCGGGAGTTGGCCGCCGCCACGCTGCCGGTGATCGCCGGCGCCGACCTCAACGAGGGGCCGGACGGGCCCGCCTGGCGGACCGTCGCGGCGGGACTGACCGACGCCGCGGTCGCCGCCGACCGGGCGGACCGGCACACCTACCCGTGCGCCGCCCCGCGCCGCCGGATCGACGCCCTCTTCGTCGACCCGCGGGTGACCGTGGTCGACTACGACGTGGTGGACACGCCGCAGACCCGCCGGGCCAGCGACCACTTCCCGGTCCTGGTGGACCTGCTGCTGCCCGCCGTCGACTGA
- a CDS encoding ROK family glucokinase, with protein MAAVTLTIGVDVGGTKVAGGVVDDTGKVLVQARRDTPADDVAKTRDVIIELVAELAVGRNIAAVGIGAAGWIDASRSTVLFAPNLAWRDEPLREYVSNATGLPVIVENDANVAAWAEFRYGAAREADDSMVMFTIGTGVGGGIVLGGELLRGAHGIAAELGHMLTVPDGHQCGCGRLGCIEQYASGSALVRFARAAARQEPHRATALLELAGGEAEAITGPMVTAAAKGGDPVSAEAFAQVGRWLGTSLADMAQILDPQVLVVGGGVIDAGDLLMGPTRRSFTEALAQRSRLPVAEIRPAELGNSAGVIGAADLARRR; from the coding sequence GTGGCAGCGGTGACGCTGACCATCGGAGTCGACGTCGGTGGCACGAAGGTGGCCGGCGGTGTCGTTGACGACACCGGCAAGGTTCTCGTGCAGGCCCGACGGGACACCCCCGCCGACGACGTGGCCAAGACCCGGGACGTCATCATCGAGCTGGTCGCCGAGCTGGCCGTGGGGCGCAACATCGCGGCCGTCGGCATCGGCGCGGCCGGCTGGATCGACGCCTCCCGCTCCACCGTGCTCTTCGCCCCCAACCTGGCCTGGCGGGACGAGCCGCTGCGGGAGTACGTCAGCAACGCCACCGGCCTGCCGGTGATCGTGGAGAACGACGCCAACGTCGCCGCCTGGGCGGAGTTCCGCTACGGCGCGGCGCGGGAAGCTGACGACTCGATGGTCATGTTCACCATCGGCACCGGCGTGGGCGGCGGCATCGTGCTCGGCGGCGAGCTGCTCCGCGGCGCCCACGGCATCGCCGCCGAGCTGGGGCACATGCTCACCGTGCCGGACGGCCACCAGTGCGGCTGCGGCCGCCTGGGCTGCATCGAGCAGTACGCCAGCGGCAGCGCCCTGGTCCGCTTCGCCCGCGCCGCCGCCCGCCAGGAGCCGCACCGGGCCACCGCCCTGCTGGAGCTGGCCGGCGGCGAGGCCGAGGCGATCACCGGTCCGATGGTGACTGCCGCCGCGAAGGGCGGCGACCCCGTCTCCGCCGAGGCGTTCGCCCAGGTCGGACGTTGGCTCGGCACCAGCCTCGCGGACATGGCCCAGATCCTCGACCCGCAGGTGCTCGTCGTCGGCGGTGGCGTGATCGACGCCGGTGACCTGCTGATGGGCCCGACCCGCCGGTCGTTCACCGAGGCCCTCGCGCAGCGCAGCCGGCTTCCGGTGGCCGAGATCCGCCCAGCCGAGCTGGGTAACAGCGCCGGCGTCATCGGTGCCGCCGACCTCGCCCGTCGCCGGTGA
- a CDS encoding SRPBCC family protein, protein MADSSTQSIIIGAPPDQVAAVICDFPSYPEWTEAVRRAEVVEEYEDGYASQVRFTIDAGVLADEYVLAYEYAEDLSRIEWHLVEPSKMQKAQRGSYDLVGNPDGTTTVTYTLEVELSVGMLGMFRRKAEKMIMDTALKQLKRRVEAPGAAH, encoded by the coding sequence ATGGCGGACTCCTCCACCCAGTCGATCATCATCGGCGCGCCACCGGACCAGGTGGCGGCGGTCATCTGCGACTTCCCCAGCTACCCCGAGTGGACCGAAGCGGTGCGGCGGGCGGAGGTGGTCGAGGAGTACGAGGACGGGTACGCCAGCCAGGTCCGGTTCACCATCGACGCCGGCGTGCTGGCCGACGAGTACGTGCTGGCCTACGAGTACGCCGAGGACCTCTCCCGGATCGAGTGGCACCTGGTCGAGCCCTCGAAGATGCAGAAGGCCCAGCGCGGCTCGTACGACCTGGTCGGCAACCCGGACGGCACCACGACGGTGACCTACACGCTCGAGGTCGAGCTCTCCGTGGGCATGCTCGGCATGTTTCGGCGCAAGGCCGAGAAAATGATCATGGATACCGCGTTGAAGCAGCTCAAGCGCCGGGTAGAAGCACCCGGTGCGGCCCACTGA
- a CDS encoding AMP-dependent synthetase/ligase, whose translation MREFSVPPIVTVGDAANLTDPVWDNAEVAPDAVQFVRPAPAGAEGRARVDVTCRQFRDEVVAVARGLVAAGISPGDRVALMSRTRYEWTLLDYAIWAAGAVTVPIYETSSAEQAAWILADSGAVAAVVESTAHATLVAGVRDRLPELRQVWQIELGAVDELVAAGESVDAAEIEVRRKTVKAGDIATIIYTSGTTGRPKGCVLTHRNMYADIANAVPVLPNLFRPGASTLLFLPLAHAFARLIQIGVVQARATMAHCADTKNLVGELQEFRPTFVLSVPRVFEKVYNGARQKAEAEGKGRIFDRAEKVAIAYSEALETAEGPGLALRAQHAVFDKLVYRKLRAALGGRCHDAISGGAPLGARLGHFFRGIGVTICEGYGLTETSPAAAANLPTGTKIGTVGRPLPGVAVRIDDDGEILISGDLIFQGYWHNEAATAEALTSDGWFRTGDLGRLDEDGYLSITGRKKEIIVTAGGKNVAPAVLEDQVRAHPLISQCVVVGDRQPFIAALVTIDEEALPKWLAAHDRPETISVAELREDEALRVEVQSAVDQANQAVSKAEAIKVFRILPQDFTETTGELTPSLKVKRQVVHKTYAAEIADIYRG comes from the coding sequence GTGCGCGAGTTCTCCGTTCCGCCCATCGTCACCGTCGGCGACGCGGCAAACCTGACCGATCCGGTCTGGGACAACGCCGAGGTCGCCCCGGACGCCGTGCAGTTCGTCCGGCCGGCGCCAGCCGGCGCCGAGGGCCGGGCCCGGGTGGACGTGACCTGCCGCCAGTTCCGCGACGAGGTCGTCGCGGTGGCCCGTGGCCTGGTCGCCGCCGGCATCTCCCCCGGTGACCGGGTCGCCCTGATGAGCCGCACCCGGTACGAGTGGACGCTCCTCGACTACGCCATCTGGGCGGCCGGCGCGGTCACCGTGCCGATCTACGAGACCTCCAGCGCCGAGCAGGCCGCCTGGATCCTCGCCGACTCCGGCGCGGTCGCCGCGGTGGTGGAGTCCACCGCGCACGCCACCCTGGTCGCCGGGGTCCGGGACCGCCTGCCGGAGCTGCGCCAGGTCTGGCAGATCGAGCTGGGTGCGGTGGACGAGCTGGTCGCCGCCGGCGAGTCGGTCGACGCGGCCGAGATCGAGGTACGCCGCAAGACGGTCAAGGCCGGCGACATCGCGACGATCATCTACACCAGCGGCACCACCGGCCGCCCCAAGGGCTGCGTGCTCACCCACCGCAACATGTACGCCGACATCGCCAACGCGGTGCCGGTGCTGCCGAACCTGTTCCGGCCGGGCGCCTCCACCCTGCTCTTCCTGCCGCTCGCGCACGCCTTCGCCCGGCTCATCCAGATCGGCGTGGTGCAGGCCCGGGCCACCATGGCGCACTGCGCCGACACCAAGAACCTGGTCGGCGAGCTGCAGGAGTTCAGGCCGACCTTCGTGCTCTCGGTGCCCCGGGTCTTCGAGAAGGTCTACAACGGCGCCCGGCAGAAGGCCGAGGCGGAGGGCAAGGGCAGGATCTTCGACCGGGCCGAGAAGGTCGCCATCGCGTACAGCGAGGCGCTGGAGACCGCCGAGGGGCCCGGCCTGGCCCTGCGCGCCCAGCACGCGGTCTTCGACAAGCTGGTCTACCGCAAGCTGCGGGCCGCCCTCGGCGGCCGCTGCCACGACGCGATCTCCGGCGGCGCCCCGCTCGGCGCGCGGCTCGGGCACTTCTTCCGCGGCATCGGGGTGACCATCTGCGAGGGCTACGGCCTCACCGAGACCTCCCCCGCCGCCGCCGCGAACCTGCCCACCGGCACGAAGATCGGCACCGTCGGCCGGCCGCTGCCCGGCGTCGCGGTCCGGATCGACGACGACGGCGAGATCCTGATCTCCGGCGACCTGATCTTCCAGGGCTACTGGCACAACGAGGCGGCCACCGCCGAGGCGCTGACCAGCGACGGCTGGTTCCGCACCGGCGACCTGGGCCGGCTCGACGAGGACGGCTACCTGAGCATCACCGGCCGCAAGAAGGAGATCATCGTGACCGCCGGCGGCAAGAACGTCGCCCCGGCCGTCCTGGAGGACCAGGTCCGCGCGCACCCGCTGATCAGCCAGTGCGTGGTGGTCGGCGACCGGCAGCCGTTCATCGCGGCGCTGGTCACCATCGACGAGGAGGCGCTGCCGAAGTGGCTCGCCGCGCACGACCGGCCGGAGACGATCAGCGTCGCCGAGCTGCGGGAGGACGAGGCCCTGCGGGTCGAGGT